Below is a window of Uloborus diversus isolate 005 chromosome 3, Udiv.v.3.1, whole genome shotgun sequence DNA.
ctTAGATAATCTTAAGCATCAAAACTGTTTGCtaacagttgctatcagttaaataataaagttaaaaaataagcaacttTGCAGACGACGTAGCTAGCTCTTACAGAATATTCAATAAGCAATtgagccagctggttgccacaatgacagtgattttcttatttgtaGGCCTCGATACATGTAATAAAAATAGTTAGTAGtcagttgtttaaaaaatgcaatgagagGCGgtggaaattaaagaaaaaaatgaacccAGAgttggagtcggcatgtttttaaacgactccgactccgaatcctctaatccaaaatcagtccgacttcgactccacagccctgatttcAACTTCCTTAATTTGAACTCTCAAAAAGAATTACTGCTAATACGAACAACGTTCATAATCTCTGTCTTAGGGCTTACAGTTAATACTTTGTCAGATAACATTAATTAAGCTAATGCAATTTTCTACAGTTAGCAACTACAAATGCAAGACTATTCTGAAAAGAAGTATAGTACCTGTATCAACTTCAGTTTCTACATCAGCTAGACTAGAATTCGTCATTGAGGGTCCAGCAAGGGTCTCCAAATAGCCATTTGACTGCTCCGGCTCCAaatcctaatttaaaaaaaatcttgtattaTGCTGCTTTATccatgaagcaaaaaaaaaaaaaaaaatctatatatattaCTGAATCAATTGAAATtagatttataaatttatttcgaTCCAGAACTAGCACTTGTGATAGATTTGACAAGTTAATTtgtaaaactgcttttaaaataCAATCAATGTTGTCAACATGTTTCTTAAACTTTGGGTTACcattaatgtattttattcaaTTGTGCCTTAGTTTTTCATTTCGACGCGCAGGAGCTTATACTAGGCAACATCATGACACTAAGATTTGAATTGATTTTTACAGAACAGGCGCAAGTCCAATGGATTCCCATAGCACTTtgctctttctgaaataattgattcatTTTTAACATTGGGTCCATGAGGACTGATGAAATGTTTATTGAGCAAGGGGCTCAGAATCATAGTGACGTAATTTAAATTCAACACATTTTATGGCAAAGGCAAGTCACATGTCAGTTTAGTCGACACATCGAAGCTATTAACAAGCTTGAAGGTCAAGGAGAAAATCTAAGAGCGGActttataagcattttttaaatataaaatcagtttaaaaaacattttcaaatcaaagaaaaaaacatctgaTTATTGTGTCACATtcagaatgtgaaaaaaaaaaacattgtcaggtgaaattactaatgaaagagatcaataagaaaaaaacaaaaccttAGCTAATAAGTAAAtgtacaaaggggggggggggtagaagggACACCAAGTTTTCGATAAAGGCACTACAtggcttcttttttttaacccgaGGCAAAATTTTTTGCCACCTAAATCTAGGCCCTATCATTTCCGCCCTCATCCATGAAAGATTTGTGGAAGAAAATTTGGGGATAATTGAAATGACACTATTATCGAAAAATCCTGGACACCGGTTGGCCCGGGCCCATGGCTTGAAGCCTACTAGTGGTGAAATATAAGAGGGGGATGGGAGGaggcccagaaaagtcatttgtgacgggccccaaaatttctgtgcatgcctcTGATTGTTACCAatcaaatattgagaaaataataaataaggaaCTTAGCAAGggattttaaagacaaaaatttaattttcggaACAGCATGCATGTAGAATTTATAGAGTACTTACGTATGAGGTGTCTAATTCTTCTCCGACGATGCCACTGATGTAGGCTTCCCCTAAAAGCCCCAACACCCTCTCCTCTTGCAAAGTCAGTTTAACTGTCTGGCCACGACCTCCACCGGTCTTCTCTCGTTCTTCCTTCATACGGACAGCTTTACATCTAATGcgatattttaaatcgcaccacttattttttatttggtaacCAGTGCGTGTTACCCCCATAGCACGGGATGATACGACCTCGGCCACTTCATCCCAGGCATTCTTCTGGGCTTGAATAGTTTCACAAAGAGGCCCAAGTTCCCCTGACACCAGAAATCTTTTCTTTTCTAATGCAGAAATCAGAGCATCCAGCTCTGCCGCAGAATAATTTTGCGAGCGATTCATTTTGCGTATACTTCGATCTTCGAAAAGAAGCAGGAACACGCGGTAAGCCGGTAAACAAAACTGTTTACTCAGTTGAGGTTACAGTCATTTCGCTCTCATTGGCTGAGAGTTGTTTCTTATCGGTTGCAGTTGCCGAGAAAGACAGAGAACTTGTGAGTTGCGGAAATGTTACACTTGCATCGAAACAGACCGCAGCTCGCTCGCAGCTCACTCGTAAcccactttttgtagtatttcgcTAAAATATGGtttatatgtgattttttttatttcgaaaaaaaagagagacaaaacaaattacaaagtttaaatatttaaaaacaaagcagaaatgttgccaatttgaagaaaaaaagcggtaaaacaagtaaaaatgtaGTGGAAcaggaaaaatgaaacaaataaatatatctatctatcagtgttaagattcatatacatatatgtatttggtAATACTGtagttttataaaatgtaatgtaGATGGCGCCAAATGTagtattttgtagtattttttcagAGGAGGTGTagtatttttctgtttgaaaaatctggcaaccctgcttgcaaagctttggccgtggtcgctctgatttttatggagccttcttagtaaatcaggaaggttctaattagtaacactaaacctacttaatttttctggaaGGTTCTACAGACAcggctggctttaacaggggagatttcgcacttcttcagaaagtttcaaggttaatttcagaaaggttactgacttttagcggaaaacgttcctggtttttctaagataagttactggaagaaattaggcacatcagct
It encodes the following:
- the LOC129218212 gene encoding uncharacterized protein LOC129218212: MNRSQNYSAAELDALISALEKKRFLVSGELGPLCETIQAQKNAWDEVAEVVSSRAMGVTRTGYQIKNKWCDLKYRIRCKAVRMKEEREKTGGGRGQTVKLTLQEERVLGLLGEAYISGIVGEELDTSYDLEPEQSNGYLETLAGPSMTNSSLADVETEVDTVERTSAGPPRRILSTPQGVKRKIEKPGSSIQRVQEYRNKKRTQMINWEEDEDTQVLTTQKETNENIKK